TTTGTTGTTTCTTGGCAGTCACAGGAATAAAATATGAGGCTGTTTTAATGCATGTAATGAACTATGAGTATAATTTTTCTTGTTAGCACTTTAATAGTATCCTCATCTTTGCGACTCCATTTTTATGACCTGtatatttgttttctacttaatGCAATCATATGCAGCCCACTTTGTACACTGATTTTATAGATATTTGTATACATTGTGTGCCTTAAATCTAATTATGTGACTTGTAATTCTAGGTTCTTGTGTTTTAAACAATTAAAGATACAATCAGaggaataaaatacattatttagtCTCTATGGTGACAGCTTCTTTAATATTATCCTCAGGCAGAATGTCTACGTCATATTTCTGACCACAGAAAGGATAATCCGTGTGGTATGAATATGGATGTGCATCAGCTTCTGTGGGCTGGTGCTGATTTTAGAGCAGCTGGCTCACAATGCATCTCTCCTATTctgataaagaaataaaatgcaaattagaTTCACTATCTAGGACCCCCCCCAACTCAGGAAGGTGCTTGAGTATGTCAGGTGTTCAGTATAGGTAATGCTGAGCCACTGCATGCTGCAGCTTATGGCCAAGTTCATACACTTTAAACATGAGGAGACTCACACTAACAGGACTCCCTAGATGCTTAACTCTTCTGAAGGATCAGATTTCACAATCAGAATTAGTGACATGATCTCTATATATCTGTAATCTTTTTGTAGCTGATGGTATTCAGGtttcaattaattttcatgGGAATATAAAATTCACCGACTTGAATTctagatctctaagcattttgttgtttgtttgtatcTACAGTAGCAGGTCCCTTACCCTCTGGCTACTTTCCTTTGTGCtttaatatggaaaaaaaaaataattcagctgtCAGCTTgtattgtttcttcttttcttctggcTTTCTACAAGAAGAAATCGCTATGCTGAATTCCTCTGGCTGACTCCAGAGAACTGTAGACAAATTGGAGGTTTATTAGACCCTTGCTGTGCATCTGTTCAGGGTCGCAGTGCTCATACTAGTTTACCTGATCTCTCCGGAATTGTGAGGTCAAGTCCAAATAATTAGGAATTTCATTCAGTACCTTGGAGTAAAGAATGAGGATGCTGAAATTACAGTATTACACACATACAAGTGTGTGTAGAAGTAGTTTCTCAGATATTAAAATTTTACAGTTATTCATAGTCTACAGACACAGTACCCAAATCAGAACTTGATTTGGTTAATAAATGCTACACTGATGTAGTATACGCAGTTTACCTGAAATTTCAGCTCCCGAGCTTCATCAGTTGTACTTTTATTGAATTCTGGCTGATCATGTCTCTCTGTTCTATTTCAAGTGAGCTCTTTACTGATTTTCTGTCTGTTCTCTTCTGATATGGTCTGTATCATCAAGTTTGTCACCTTGTATGTAAGTTGCTTTATGTTTATCACCCagctctattttctttcttgctgttttgtatctttgtttttctgatgcCACAAAACCTGCTTCCTGGAGGACAGAAAACAAATCCCTTGGAAGTCTagtctaaaaaaaataaaagcaccagTGTCTTTGTAACTGCTGCTGTAAGATAGGTACCTCCGCCTCATGTAGCTTTAATAATGCTATAATTTCTGTGCTAGTACAGACTactgctgaaacacagaagagaCCAAAGGATTTTCAGAAGGTGCTAGGCTTTGATCAAAACCTTTGCTCCTTTAGAAGTTAAGAGGATTTTTGGTGACTAGAGCAGGAGGACAGTAACCCCACAGAGAACACCTCTGGGAAGCCTGCTGTCTAGCTTCACTTCCTTCTGTGAGTTACTTCTGACGCGTCTGTATTATACGTTAAAACCGCTTCAGCTGTCTCAAAGAGTAGCAATATGTCTTCTGGGTTTAAAAACACCAAGATCTATTTTACAGGAATAAAAGCGTGTCATACTCTGTATTACCACATTGAGCCCACTACTGTGATTCATGCAGCCTATCTGGGGATAGAATAAAAACACTCCAGTTTCTTTAAGTTTTACCAAGAGGCAAAGCATGTCACTTCTGTGCACTGGAGATCCACACTGGCCTAAAAATTCTTAGGAAATCAATTACAAAGGTGTGGAACTACGATTATTGAAATAGTAAAGTAGAAACCATGCAGTTAATAGTTTATTAATAGTAAAGTATTAATAGTAAAGTAGAACCATGCAGTTAATAAGTCCATAGGCAACTGCTTAAAATTAATGCATGTAATTGTGAGAACACAAGATGTATTCCAGTACATTCTCTGCTCACTAACACATCATTAACACATTAATCATCTACAGAATGTCATGCAAGTTTAGCATGTCTTACTCTGCGGTAAGCTCACAGTAGCAAGCATGAAGCTACAGAAGAAGCTagtatttgattttctttttatatataatttattaatGGTACTCCTGTTGCTCTTGTGCAGAGAGGTGTTTCTGTACATCATGCATGTCTCTTTtgtcttccccttcttcctgcaagcttttttcttccccttttctgtgcttgctttctttggCATTCAtattctggtttgggttggttttccCCAGTTTTCTAAAGCAGGAGGGGACCATGGCCAACAGCAACTAGGCCTAAAAATCTGCTGGTTGTCTTTGCTCCTGGCTATTACATAGTTTGGTTTCTCTGCATGCCCTAGCTTCATGGTAGGGATCTGCTGTTTAAACTGCTTGCTTCTTGTGAGGCAGTAAGAGAAGATATTCAATAAAGGCTGcttgctaaaaaaaataaacctggtTTTATCTTTCAGCAATAGAGATCGTGACTTTTGGAGTCTGAACGGCAGATCCCAGTACCTTTCCACATTGAatcttttcttgtgttttattgTTGCTGACACTCATATCTGTCCATTCCCAAGGCCACTCATGTAGGTCCCTGCTTCCACAGGACTCCATTGGGAAGATGTCAATGGGCATTTGGCAGGTTTCTGAATTGAAATCTGCATCACTGAATGCTGGTACAGTTACCAACATAATCTTTTGCATTTTACTAGGCTTCAGCCCTTCTTTAGGGTTTTGGGACCTTCCTTTCGTTTCCATTAGTGAAGTGTCATGCTTATCACAAAACTGGTAGATGGCCTTAAGCAGCTAAAAACCAGCTTTCAGACCATTGACAAGAATATTTCTTCCATTCAAACCATGTGTTTACATAAATACAGTATTAATAGAGATTACCTTACCCCCATTAACAGCTTGAAGTCTTGGTCTCTTAAGATTTCTTTCATTGTGACTTGCCCTCAGGGAGACTGCTCGTTGGTTTCAAACATTGCACTATGATTAATAGAGGCAACACTGAACATGTCCCCAGTAGAGATGTCTTTGGGTTCTAGCTTGCTCTTTGCACATGTGCTGCTGCAACTGACGAGTCCTGAGAAGGAATAAAATTGTATCTGAGAATGAAACGAGAACTGAAATGGAGAAACATTAATTTCCAAAGAGAGGGAAATGCACTTTAAgcttaaaaggaattatttcagGTTATTCTGCATGGACTAGCAAAgattaatgaagatgttaacaTCATACAAAGTGTAGGGAAATGACGGGGAGCAAACTCAGAGAGGGATATCTATGCTTCTAACTGAAATCCATGTTCTGGTAGTTTCCCATTGGATTATATGCTAAAAGGAGAGCTAGCATGCAAGATGAGGCAGTAGAAATATTGAGGAGGGGCAATTACTGTGTTAGAGACTGCTAAATTTACAGCATTTATATACCAATAAGCTAAAGGCTAAGTAACTGCTCCAGAacatgttttggggtttttttccccctctgacTCCTGCTTGCATGTGGGGGTGTCAAAAGGTACCTGAGTTACTGGGATGGGACTTGTGGTGGCTtcttttccagtatttccccttGGATCTTGCAGAATCCGTTAGCCTGGGCTTCTCAAGACGGCTGGAGCCTGTGTTAACAGCACTGTCCACCACAGTATTCTGAGTGGTGAAAGGCTCCAGCTCCCACTCTGAATCAGAAGAGGGAGAAGATAgtgccacagctgctgctgcttctggtttgtggctttttggtTCTAGAAGGCATGGAGGGGGCTGACTGCTCGACTCTACCTCTTCTGTTTCGTTTTGAAATACCAGACGCCTGGATGGAAGAGGCCACCAGGCACTGCCATGGGGATGACAGCAGCAAATGCTTACATATGCTGATAAACAGCTTATACAACCACAGTGACAGTGGAAACACGGCCAGCAGGGTAAGCAGAGCAAGCAGTGCTTGGCAAGGCTATGTACAGCACAAATGGGAATCGGGGCTGTTTTAGGAGTGTAGGAACAAATACAACAATTAGTGTCTGGAATTTCTCTGGGCTTTGCCCTGCTGGTGAAGGGCATATGGATCATCTCTACAATCCTTTCCCACAGGCTAGGAGGGATCCAGAGAGCCACACCTCACGGGAGCTTGACTTTCTTGTCATTCCAGAAGTGGACCGTAATTCCTTCATCTTCTGAGGCTGTTGAGAGAAAAGGTAAGCAGCCATAAGCGGGCAGCCTGCCTGGGTAGTTCCCATATACAGATCAGGCTTTGCAGCTTTATGCACTTTCTACTCCTGTCAACCGGTAGGATCAACTACCTCTCTGTAACACTTCACCATAAAATCATGGTAGCAGGCAGCTGCGGCACATGGTGCAACAGCAGGCCTGGCAGTATCTTTCCTTCCAATTTGCCATCGGATGAACAAGAAAATGTTGACTGAGTAACTCTTGTTGTTACTGCCAAAGTTAGCAGTAATGCTCCAAGAATAGTATTTGGTAAGTCAGTGGAGCTTGACTGTCAGACATGGGAAAAACCAGTGAGCTGTTAAAATCTCCTACATTTGAGTGGTAAAATCACCCCAGATGTAGCATTCAGTGCAAATGTGAGCACTCAAGCAGATAGGTGCTTCTTGAGAGCTGTCTCACTTGTAACCTTCAAGGAAAGGCCACTGACCTTTGCATGGCAGACACAGCCTTGTCCAAGCAGACAAGAAATAGCACACACAATGAAGATGACATTTTTATGGGTCACATATGGGTCACAACTTCCTTAGGGTCAGACTGCTGAGGTTACACAGATATTCATCAGCAGGTCTCATTAGCTCCTGCAAACTCTAAGTAAAATTAAACTGTGGTCTGTGCACTGATTTTTCTCTGGCAGTAGCACAGTGACAATAGTTTATTCTGACAGCCTCATTTATGTTCCAGAGCAAGACAAGGAAGAAGAGAGCAGCACATTTCTTACCTCGTAAGGGGTCCCTTGTCTCAATGCCTGTGAGGACAGTTCCAGGGCCATACCTGGCCATGTTTGCCTCCCAGGGTGCCAGCACTTTGTCTCCAGGGAGTAAGGAGTGCTTCATCCTGCTCACATATTCTAGGATGTcatcttttgctgttttttgtACACACACTGGATGCCTGCCATGTGACACAAGTGGTTTGGCAAACTCTACCAGGAACACGCCTCTTTCATTCTGTTACCAGGAACAAAATAATAGCTTCTCTGAAGAACAGTCCATAATGTGTCAGGTCATGTAACCTTCACCAGGAGGACATTTGGTGGCTACATGGCTAGGTCAAAACAAGCCCAAACAGTAACCAAATAGTGTGAGGTTAGCCCAGCACTGAGACAGTCAGAAACCCCCTGTGAGATTCACCAGAAAGCaggctgtattttcttccccaaGACAAAAAGCTATAGGCAGAGTGCAGCTGGATTTCGCAAACCATGCCGTCTGCTCCAGGTAACAAGGGACAGTGAAGCCGTTCAGACCTGCTCTTTAGTCATGCCTTTCCTCATTACATACAACACTAACTCTGCTTCTTGGGGGGTGGTTagggattttaattttcttttaaattaaggCCTGTCAAGAGGCTTTCcatcaacaacaaaacaatgtaCTTCCCTGTTCTTGAGGAAGAATaggctcttttttctcttcaagtTTGAAGTGCTAACAAACTAATGAATTAAAGCTTTCACTAACATTTCTGAAAAGACACCAAGCCATTGGTCTGTAGCCAACTCAAGCTGCAAGTGTGTACATAAAACACTAAtgcttttcctgtgctgttgATGGTTATGTGTCTACACACAACAGTGGGTGGTACGCTGCTCACAACAGCACTCACTCTGTCTGAGCTTGGCAGGCAGCCTGCTCTTGCAAGGTGCACAGCACTGCTCTCACCAGGAACTGGGAGTTTAGGGGGCACTCATCTTCTGTACAAGATAAGGATCCCTGAAACACACCTGCTTACTCCCAGAAATGGTCTCAGTAAAGGAGGCTGAGAAGAGCAAGGTCCGGATCACCATCAGTTTGTTGGTgcctgaggctgtgctgcaTTCAAGAGGCTCACCCAGGATGCCAGGCAGCAGGAGGTGAAGACATTTGGGGCACAACCATGAGCATCAGCTGTTCTGGTGATCTGTTCCCTAATTTACACACCAGCTGAAATCGATACTGATACACAAAACTCAAGTGGTACGTGAGGACTGGAGGACTGCTGGACTGGACACCCTATTACACATACCCATGACTACTGCACAGCAACTGTCACTCACCTCTACCTCCTCTTTTACCGTACCATGGTAGTAAAATCCATCTTGTTCCCCTCTCACCAACACAGGGATGTTGCTGTCTAAACCCAATGATCTCCCTGATGCACTCAGCCTCTTCCATGCTGGGTCAGGGGAGGGGGGGCAGTGGGTAATCCATTGGCAccttgaagaaaagaaaatgggtcagcactgggaaaagcaccttttttagggaaaaaggaaaatcttgtAAGATATAAGCACTGTATCACTCCACCTCCTTCTGTAGCACTCCCACAGGCCAAAGCATgtgggaagaaacagaaaacttgtTTGTGCTGGGACAATTCCTTCTcttgggaaaaaacccaccagtgctttttgcaaaacagcagttttcacccagatttctttggtttggggtttagaGGAAGTAAGCTGGAATCCTGGGGCCAGCACTACCTGCACTAGCCCATTTGCTCTTTACATGGCAGCCAATGCAACCCCTAGGATTAGGAGAAAGGAGCCATctccagcacagagcacagagtAGATGCACTTGAGAGCGCAGCAACTGATGGCTTACACTGGGGCATCTGGGGAACAGAAAAGTAGAAAAGTAAACAACGAAGCTTCTGGTTGATGACAGGTTTAAGTCCAAAACAGGAAAACTAATCCCCTGTCACAAAGCATTAGAAACATTTCACAAAAGACGGCTGCTAATACAAGATGCTTCTATTTATCCCAATCAtattaaagaaatgtttctttgacAGGAGGTTTTCTCAGGCTTTGCTTTTCATAATCTCCAGGGCAGCAAATCACTGTAGTTAATAACATCTAAACCACTGCCAGTGCAGGGGAGGGGAAAGCTCAAATGACATTCAAGTTGCTAATTTATTCATCTGACACACACACCAGCCTGGTTTATACTATTAGATAtcatgaaaaagaacaaatcacAGATTCCAACAAGAACTTTATTTTACCTCTGGGGGGTGAGGTGCTCGGCAGTCCAGGTGGGATGTGCTACAGaagagctcctgcagcagaggctgacAGTAGGCATGATTCTGGAGCACGAGAACTTGTCCAGAACTGGCATTGCACTGCAATACCTGCGACCTGTAGGCAGGAACGCTTCCAGAGCGGCCATTCTTGTGAAAGCAGCTGGCTGCAGGACTCAGTCCTGATCTGTTGGTAACATAGAGACAaccatagtatcatagaatagttggggttgcaCCGTCATTCTACAACACAAGCAGATGCTCTCTGGTGCACCTCAAGAACCCAGTAGCTTTTAGTAatgaattattttcaaataaaaacaagcaATTCAAAATAACCCAGACTGGCATTTGGTCAGATGAACCCACATTACTGACTTCAGGGGTCTCCAAGCACCCAAATCCTAACCTGGTAGAGGACAGAAACACCTAAGAAAACGATAAATGCTGTGAAACCCTCTGGAAAGCAATAGCCTTTAGCTCCCTCCTACTTTTGTTTCTGCCTTTAACATCCAGGTCTCCTATACCTACACTCTCCTTTAAAGCTTTCTTGTACACAGTCGCAGTCAAACCTTCCCTATTTTACAAGCTGAGGCAGAAACTACAGCTGAAGCCAACAAGCTGAGTGAACACAACAGGCTTTGAACATGATGTTAGATTACAGTTGcctgttatttatttataatgatGTATTAACAGGAAACATTTTGATCTTTCAGCTGTCCTGTCACATTTTATAACAGTAGGATTATGGCCTGCCATGAGAAAGAATGGGATGCTCAGATTTGACAAGTGATAACTATTCAGAGGCTGTCACAGTAAGACTGATGTGTGATGGTATCTCTGGTAATCTGACAACATGTAATAGATAGACAAGCttccattttatcttttttaatatacCTTAGAAGTGTTTTGCATGCTTAGGGTAAAACTTGCATGGAAATTACACAACGTAAATTTTAAGTGCCTAATTTACTttacaaaatacagtttaagCACTCTGttgcatttaaatattattcTGCCTCTTAGACGAGAGATGATCTGCGAGTCCTTTGTATGAGGACTTCCAGATATATGTAATTTCATAAAACTAGCACACCCAACCCAGCAAGAAGAGTGGATTAACTGctacaaatgcatttttaagtcACAATATATTCACTCATTTCAGAAGTACACAAACTCCCCCCATTATAAACCAAAATGGAATCAGTAATACTGTGCAAAGGAATGCAAGTATCAATTCTActtaaagcacattttaaacacTTTCAGCACTGTTACTGCTGAGAGCAGGTCCCCTATTTCTGTATAAAATAGAGCACTGACAAAGGCAATTTTGCAACACTtcatgaggtttttttcccctggataATTACAAGTACTTTAACACAGCAATGTTTCGAACTTACCGGCTGTTGATAACTGTTGATTTGGATTTAGCCCCAATGCAAAAAAATCTTGCCTTTTGCCAGTTGCATGCAGGAAGCAGTTTGCTGCCAGTGTTTCCTAGTTGCTATGGAGGTTGCCACAGTTGTAACTATGGGGAATCGAACATCTTGACCTTACCAGTTACAAACCAGTGGAACATGACTGCAGAGAGGACCATCTGTCTGCACCATTTTCAACTGCCCATTGATCTAGATATTGCACCAAAAGACCGTTGGGGCAGGGAAGGGATTATAAGAGGGTGCAATGTCCTCCAGGTTTCCTCCAACTATTGCAGGGCAAATAACAGCACCATATGAACCTATAGCTCAGATTTACGAAAAAGCAGCCTACCACCACGGGGTGTGACAAATAAATCAGCTTGAAATGCAGACAGAAAGGTTAAAGCTGAGACAAACAGAGGTCAGACTGCTTGACAAACTTTTCCTTTTCGCAATAAAGGGGAAGGATTAATGAATTCTATACTCCCTACAAAGTGCATATCAAAACCATACCAGAATACAATGCAGAAATCTGCCTGTTAATCTCTGCTGTGATCCCCAATCTTAATTTTCCCTTAATAAATGttgagttttggtttttttgttgttttttttttttttttgggggggggggggggaaggaataCTTGATTTCATTTTTGCTATAAAAACAAGATAACAGAAGGGGTGACTGCAGTTAGGGACAAGGATACAGCACTTAGGAAGCCTGTAACCATTTTCTCTACATTCTGCTGCACCCACAGACTACTTGCTCTCATGCCGTCAGAAAAGGATCAATAGCAAAATACCCTTACATACAGCAAATGTTAAGGGCACTTTGCCAGTTAAGAGCTGAACTCTCTTCACACAAATCTGTTCCGTACCACTTAGCTGAAACCATCAGTAATACAGGGAAACAGACTGGCTGGTCAGGGAAGACCACCCCAGACCTCAACCATTATCAGTAAAAGTCCCCAAGATTTTCTGTTGCAGGATTattccccccacacacaccctgTCCAAGGCAATTCTCCCTTGCCAATTCTCCTTATACTGTGTATTGTGTGAGTAGTCCTAGTAATCTTTAAGGGCACCAAGAGCTGAAGAATTATCCAATTTTCAATAGAAACTAGGTTAAATCGACAGTTCTTAATGGAATTAAAGCATTCATTAGTAAGAAAAGAACAACACTTGCACGACATTAATTATGCTCTTTCTATGTTCAGCAACATGCTTCAGAAAGCTGctaccctctttattttcccccttttaaaCTAAGTTATCCTTTCTGTTGGCAACTAACATCCCTGGGAAGctttaaaaagactttttaagAGAAACACTGGCAATTAGGCCAAACATTTTTTAAGAAAGTACCCGTGAGAGTAAACCAGTCACATTACAGAAAACAAGAGGGATCCCAGTCCCATCAGCAgcaggattttattttcaagcGTGCAGGCTGTGATGAGATGACACATACAGTCACTTCACACGTACAGGTTATTACATGTTTGGTTTGGTGACAACTTTATTAATGCTTTGTCATTTCCATAAATTAACTAACTTAGGCCATTCAGATCACATTTCTTCAGCTGTCTTTTTCATATCCTAAGTGTAGTTACTTTCTGCATAATCGAAATTCTTTTGTGCGGGCCTATACTGACTTGCACTATGATCTGCTTCTAAGATGCGCCAGGAACATGTACATCATTAATGACACGGTAGGTTCCCAGACAGGATACCTTTTGCTTGGTTTGGAATGGTTCAGATAGTCTTtgaaatctggttttgtttgttaattGCTACAGGTGCTTGGCTCCATGACACTTTTTTCTGCCACCACAGAATCACTGTACAGAACAGACTGCAGGTAGCTAATGTATTTTATAGCAGCACGGAGTGTCTCTACTTTGCTGAGCCGTTTGTCCAAGTATTCCTTGGGTAGGTGATGCCTCAGTTTAGCATAGCCTTCATTGACACATTTAAccctctgcctttccctctcATTCCTCTTTCTGATGAATGCTGTCCCATAGGAGTAGTCA
The Lathamus discolor isolate bLatDis1 chromosome 6, bLatDis1.hap1, whole genome shotgun sequence DNA segment above includes these coding regions:
- the C6H11orf16 gene encoding LOW QUALITY PROTEIN: uncharacterized protein C11orf16 homolog (The sequence of the model RefSeq protein was modified relative to this genomic sequence to represent the inferred CDS: inserted 1 base in 1 codon; deleted 2 bases in 1 codon; substituted 2 bases at 2 genomic stop codons), with protein sequence MAALEAFLPTGRRYCSAMPVLDKFSCSRIMPTVSLCCRSSSVAHPTWTAEHLTPQRCQWITHCPPSPDPAWKRLSASGRSLGLDSNIPVLVRGEQDGFYYHGTVKEEVENERGVFLVEFAKPLVSHGRHPVCVQKTAKDDILEYVSRMKHSLLPGDKVLAPWEANMARYGPGTVLTGIETRDPLRASEDEGITVHFWNDKKVKLPXGVALWIPPSLWERIVEMIHMPFTSRAKPREIPDTNCCICSYTPKTAPIPICAVHSLAKHCLLCLPCWPCFHCHCGCISCLSAYVSICCCHPHGSAWWPLPSRRLVFQNETEEVESSSQPPPCLLEPKSHKPEAAAAVALSSPSSDSEWELEPFTTQNTVVDSAVNTGSSRLEKPRLTDSARSKGKYWKRSHHKSHPSNSGLVSCSSTCAKSKLEPKDISTGDMFSVASINHSAMFETNEQSPXGQVTMKEILRDQDFKLLMGEAGFVASEKQRYKTARKKIELGDKHKATYIQGDKLDDTDHIRREQTXKSVKSSLEIEQRDDQPEFNKSTTDEARELKFQKYDVDILPEDNIKEAVTIETK